GGTGGTGCTGCCGCTTTAATTGGCTGGGAAAACCGTATGGATATGGCGGTTGCACTGCACTGGACTTTTGTTGCCTTTAAAGAGCTTCTGAAAAAGAAGGTGAGGCAAGGGCAGCTCTACAAAGATTTCCGTCACCCTCAAACTGGGGCACCCCCTAGAGAAGGATGGCTTGAAGACATGCAACAAAAAGCGCTGGATGCGATTGATGAAATGGAGGAAACCTCTTCCATTATGAATACGCACCCAACCAATAAAGAGCGCTATGCTGCGCTCGATATTACCGAAGACGAGCTGAAGCAAGCTCTTGAGGATCATGCGCTATAAAAAATCGAGAAGCCCCCTGTGTTGGGGGCTTTTTATTTGCGCGCTGCTGAAGTTTTTTTTAAATAGTTTTTTTCATTGAAAGGTATAGAGCGGCTCTGTAAAGTTGACGCATTCTATAGAAAATATGTCTTCCGTTTTCTTATCCTTGATCTGAGGTGTTTCTATTTTTGTGAGGTCATTATGCTTAAGACCTGTCTGCGCGGCTTTTTGCTGCTCTCTTTTCTTGTTCTGTCTGCTTGTGCCGTCGCTATTCCTGAAGAAGACTGGTATATCACTCTTGCCAAACGCAATACACAAAACGGTGTTGTTACCATTACTGAAGATGATGGTGGGCTGGTTTATCCGCGTATTCATTACATTGAAAATGTGATTGAGGCCCGTAACCAAAGTGTACGTATTATTGCACCTGAATGCATTTCGGCTTGTACGATGTATCTTGGGGTCAGCAATGTGTGCACTGCGCCTTATACTCGCTTTATGTTCCATGGCCCTTGGGATAGTTCAGTAGCTAACTATACTGAAACGCCTGCATTTCAGCATACGTCACGTGCCATTGCACGTTACTATCCAGCGCCTATCCGTAGAGCCTTTATGAAAAGTTATCGTCATTTGGGACCCTATGAGTTTCATACAATTACGGGCGAAGAGCTTATTGCCGCAGGGCATATAAGAGCCTGCTAGATGAATCGAACACAACAAAGCCTCCCAAATGGGAGGCTTTGCTTTATCGATGAAAAGAGTTACATGCGGAAGCGGGTTGCTTCTTTCACTGTGCCGTAGACCCATTGGAACCACATGATGCCAGCCAGAGCCGGCAGAACCCAGTCCATTTCATTGGTGATAGCGTCAGCATGAACATGGCCAGATGCGGTGGTCAGCCAAAAGGCAAACAAGCCTGCCATCAGGTAGAGCTCATTGGGCTCCATGGCACGCACGGCGGTAATTGCACTGGTAAGCGCAATGGCGCCAATCCAGATCATAGCAAAGATACCAGCGTTTCCGAAGGTGTTCAGCATGTAGCCAGTACCAAAGTAACCTGCAACACTGATCGCGATGGTCAGCAAAAAGCGCAGGCCCAGATTCTCCAGACGGGTAATCTTGGCAATCAGGCGGGCAGCACTGCCAACAACCCAGTCCCAGCCGATCAGAAAGATGGTTGGAACCAGCTCGCCAGATGTTTTGTGGCTGGTGGTTGGGCGTTCTTCATCCAGTGTGGTATTGCCGACCAAACGGTCAAATAGGATGAACGCGCCGATGATCAGGCCCACAAGAAGGAGCACAAAAAGGAAGGGGTTTGAGAAAATCACAACAGACCTCATAGGTTAGGGAAGCGTTAATTCAGATGATAGATACTTTTTGTATACGTATTATGTATTTAAATGTCAAGGGGAGGTGAGAAAACAAATAAAATCAGAAAAATCTATTGACTTTTTATCCTACTTCACCTAAATACACAGAACATGTGCGAAAACCCTAGCTTTTTAGGGGTATAAGAAATTATATAAGTGGCACAAAAAATATTTGTTAAAACGACCATTATAAAAGAGTAAAGACCGTCATGAAACTGACTGAAAGTTTGAAACCTGCAAACGCTGAAAACAACTGGTACGTTGTTGACGCGACTGATGTGCCTCTAGGCCGTCTATCAACTGTAATCGCATCACACCTACGTGGTAAGCATAAGCCTAGCTTCACTTCACACGTTGACTGTGGCGACAACATTGTTGTTGTAAACGCTGAGAAAGTACGTCTTACAGGCCGTAAGATGGGCACAATGGAATTCTTCTGGCACACAGGCTTCCCAGGTGGAATCAAATCTGTGATCGCAGGTAAAGAACTTGAAGGTAAGCACCCTGAGCGTGTTGTTCAGCGTGGTGTGAAGCGTATGCTTCCAAAAACTAAGCTTGGTCGTGCTCAGTTTGGTCGTCTATACGTGTACGCGGGTACTGAACACCCACATACTGCACAAAAACCTGAAACTCTTGATGTAGCCGGCATGGTTGCTAAGAAAAACCACAAGTAAGCGGGGAATAAGTAAATGAGCATTGCACAAAACATTAAAGCCGCTAACAAAAAAGCTGGTAAGTTTTACTCAACGGGTAAGCGTAAAGACGCTGTCGCTCGTGTATGGCTAACTAAAGGTAAAGGTGAAGTGACAATTAACGGTCGCTCTATGGAAACTTACTTTGGTCGTCCAGTATCTCGTATGATTGTTAGCCAACCTTTCCAAACTGTGGAAATGGAAGGCAAATTTGATGTGAACGTAAACGTACACGGTGGTGGTCTATCTGGCCAAGCTGGTGCAATCCGTCACGGTATCACTAAAGCGCTTATCGAATACGATGAGAGCCTACGTCCAGCACTTAAAGCACGTGGCTTTATCACTCGTGACTCTCGTGTTGTTGAGCGTAAGAAATACGGTCTTAAGAAGGCTCGTCGTAGCCCTCAGTTCTCGAAGCGTTAATCTTTCGAGACCGACACATTCAAAAACCTCCGCACTGCGGGGGTTTTTTGTTGCTTAAATATTTTCATTTGTATACAGTGTGGAAGATTTCATCTTTATCTGACTTTTTTCTCGACTCTAACGGAGGATATATCCATGTCGAATCTTTGGACCCTTGTTGAAAAACAAGAAGCCCGTGCCACAAACCCCAACCGTACCCGCGCTGAAGAACTGATCAGCCATGGCCAAAAAACGGGGCGCCTGTCCAACTCGGACTACCGTGACCTGAAGAGCGCACTGCGTTCTGGCAATCTGTGCTATGAAGATTTCGGTGTTCACAAAGGCAATGTGAATGACTGGAATGCACGCTGGATGGGCGAAAACGGCTGTGGTCCTCGCGACTAAGCTGTGCGTAATCGAAAAAAAGAACCCCGTAGCTTATGCTGCGGGGTTTCTTCTTGTCGTTTTATTTTCCGCGCACGTGAATGATGCGGATAATGGATGTGTCGCTCAGATCAGAGACATCGCCAAGCGACATGACTTGGCGCCGAATGAGGTTTCGAAGAAGTTCTTCTTCTTTATAGCTCACATCAATGAAAGGGTTGTGGCTGCTTCCAGCTTTGAAAAAAGTGCCGCCATATTGGTTGTCTTTGAGGGCAATATAAAAATATTTATGAGTCGCCGATTTCAAAAACTTCATTTCTTCAGATGTAAAGGGCACCAGTTCAATGCCGTTGTCCTTAGATTTTTCTGCCATGGCTTGCATGTAGCTTTTACCCTCTACCACACGGCAGATATTGGGTTTAAGTGCGCTATAGCCAGCGTTAATGACATCGCACAGTGCTTGCCACTCTCTCGGCGGAATGGGTTTAAGTTCATCGCCTTTGTGGGCATCGCGGTAATAACCGTGCTCTTCATTCACAAA
The sequence above is drawn from the Pseudomonadota bacterium genome and encodes:
- the rpsI gene encoding 30S ribosomal protein S9 — its product is MSIAQNIKAANKKAGKFYSTGKRKDAVARVWLTKGKGEVTINGRSMETYFGRPVSRMIVSQPFQTVEMEGKFDVNVNVHGGGLSGQAGAIRHGITKALIEYDESLRPALKARGFITRDSRVVERKKYGLKKARRSPQFSKR
- the rplM gene encoding 50S ribosomal protein L13, whose product is MKLTESLKPANAENNWYVVDATDVPLGRLSTVIASHLRGKHKPSFTSHVDCGDNIVVVNAEKVRLTGRKMGTMEFFWHTGFPGGIKSVIAGKELEGKHPERVVQRGVKRMLPKTKLGRAQFGRLYVYAGTEHPHTAQKPETLDVAGMVAKKNHK